A DNA window from Ignavibacteriales bacterium contains the following coding sequences:
- a CDS encoding MBL fold metallo-hydrolase, producing the protein MTIEFLGAARTVTGSMHLLHANGSRILLDCGLFQGKRTEANERNRNFPFDPKSIDAVILSHAHIDHSGNLPNLVKQGFSGKIYSTTATKDLCEIMLADSGYLHERDAEFINKKHRKKHEPQVEPLYTVEDAAETMKLFAGIPYEKEFAVLKNITAKFTDAGHILGSASIKIIATEKGIKKNIGYSGDIGRWSMPIIRDPLHMGNVEALITESTYGGKLHDPPDDMEKHLIADLERTISRGGKILVPAFSVGRTQDLVYSLHKLFDAGRLPRIPIYIDSPLAINATEIFKKHPECFDEETFKHIAEHHDPFGFKQLQYVRTADESKLLNDKKEPCMIIAASGMCEAGRILHHLANNIEDARNTIMMVGYCAEHTLGKRLVDKEEYVNIFGVPHKRNAEVVVHNSFSAHADSNELLKFIDRFDKKQLQRIFIVHGEIERSNDLQKSIDKIGKYESSIPLRGENIQI; encoded by the coding sequence ATGACGATAGAATTCCTCGGAGCCGCCCGAACTGTAACAGGTTCAATGCATCTTCTTCACGCCAACGGATCGCGCATCTTATTAGACTGCGGATTATTTCAGGGTAAGCGGACTGAAGCAAATGAACGTAACAGAAATTTTCCGTTCGATCCCAAATCAATTGATGCGGTAATACTTTCACATGCGCATATCGATCACAGCGGTAATTTACCTAATCTTGTTAAACAAGGATTTTCCGGTAAAATTTATTCAACCACCGCGACAAAAGATTTGTGTGAAATCATGTTAGCCGATAGCGGGTATTTGCACGAACGGGATGCGGAGTTCATAAATAAGAAGCACCGGAAAAAGCACGAGCCGCAAGTTGAGCCGTTGTATACGGTTGAAGATGCAGCAGAGACAATGAAGCTGTTTGCCGGAATTCCGTATGAAAAAGAATTCGCGGTGTTAAAAAATATCACGGCAAAATTCACCGATGCCGGACATATTCTCGGCTCAGCCTCGATAAAAATTATTGCAACGGAAAAGGGGATCAAAAAAAATATAGGTTACAGCGGTGATATCGGTAGATGGAGCATGCCGATAATCAGAGATCCGCTTCATATGGGAAATGTTGAAGCGTTAATTACAGAAAGCACCTACGGCGGCAAATTGCACGATCCGCCCGACGATATGGAAAAACATCTCATCGCCGATCTTGAACGTACCATTAGTCGCGGAGGGAAAATTTTAGTACCCGCATTCAGTGTCGGCAGAACTCAAGATTTAGTTTACTCTCTGCATAAATTATTTGACGCAGGAAGATTGCCGCGGATTCCGATATATATAGATAGTCCGCTTGCGATTAACGCGACCGAAATTTTCAAGAAACATCCTGAATGTTTCGACGAGGAGACATTCAAACATATAGCAGAGCATCACGATCCGTTCGGATTCAAACAACTGCAATATGTCCGTACCGCCGATGAATCGAAACTACTCAACGATAAAAAAGAGCCGTGTATGATAATTGCGGCGTCCGGTATGTGCGAAGCGGGACGGATACTTCATCATCTTGCAAACAACATCGAAGACGCTCGCAATACGATTATGATGGTCGGTTATTGCGCCGAGCATACTTTAGGCAAGCGTTTAGTTGATAAAGAGGAATATGTGAATATTTTCGGTGTGCCGCACAAAAGGAACGCGGAAGTTGTGGTACACAATTCATTCAGTGCTCATGCAGACAGCAATGAGTTGCTAAAATTTATCGACCGTTTTGATAAAAAGCAGCTTCAAAGAATATTTATCGTACACGGAGAGATTGAGAGATCGAACGATTTGCAGAAAAGCATTGACAAAATCGGGAAGTACGAGAGTAGTATTCCACTGAGGGGAGAAAATATTCAGATCTAA
- the mqnC gene encoding dehypoxanthine futalosine cyclase, with translation MYEKVKSGVRITSEEGLYLLQKNELLDLGELASEIRFRKNPAPQVTFVIDTNPNYTNICNVDCVFCAFYRHAGESGEYTYTVDRMIQNFKKAAANGVTTVLLQGGVNPAIPFEYYIEMIERTKKEVPEIHPHFYSTTEIIGMSEVSGLSIPDVLQKLWDAGLRTIPGGGAEVLSDRVRKKMGHKKGTAEDWLNVMREAHKIGYKTTATMMYGHLENDEEIIEHLERIRSLQDEFHGFTAFIPWSFKPGNTPLEKIIPHFASPIRYLQMIALARIYLDNFDHIQASWFSEGKKIGQVALHFGADDFGGTLLEENVHAEANFVNKTTVGEVVQLIHDSGFTPVQRTTLYEKIKSYKIAEAV, from the coding sequence ATGTATGAAAAAGTGAAATCCGGAGTTCGAATAACGAGCGAAGAAGGATTATATCTATTACAAAAAAACGAGCTTCTTGATTTGGGAGAATTAGCGAGCGAAATTCGCTTCAGAAAAAATCCCGCACCGCAAGTGACTTTTGTTATCGATACTAATCCAAATTACACAAATATCTGCAATGTTGATTGTGTGTTCTGTGCTTTCTATCGCCACGCGGGTGAATCGGGCGAGTACACCTATACCGTTGATCGGATGATTCAGAATTTTAAAAAAGCGGCAGCAAACGGAGTGACCACGGTATTGCTGCAGGGCGGTGTGAATCCGGCAATACCTTTCGAATATTATATTGAAATGATCGAGCGGACAAAAAAAGAAGTTCCCGAAATTCATCCACATTTTTATTCAACGACGGAAATAATCGGAATGTCTGAGGTTTCAGGTTTATCTATCCCCGATGTGTTACAGAAACTTTGGGATGCCGGATTGAGGACAATTCCGGGCGGCGGCGCCGAAGTTTTATCGGATCGCGTGCGTAAAAAAATGGGTCACAAAAAAGGTACCGCTGAAGATTGGCTTAACGTGATGAGAGAAGCACACAAGATAGGTTATAAAACAACAGCAACGATGATGTACGGTCATTTAGAAAATGACGAAGAAATTATCGAGCACCTCGAACGAATACGCTCACTTCAGGACGAATTTCACGGATTCACAGCTTTCATACCGTGGAGTTTTAAGCCGGGAAATACACCGTTGGAAAAGATTATTCCTCATTTTGCCTCGCCGATACGTTACTTGCAAATGATTGCGTTGGCACGTATTTACCTCGACAATTTTGATCATATACAGGCATCGTGGTTTTCGGAAGGAAAAAAAATCGGACAAGTTGCGTTGCATTTTGGCGCCGACGATTTTGGCGGAACACTATTGGAAGAAAACGTTCACGCCGAAGCCAATTTTGTGAATAAAACGACAGTGGGGGAAGTAGTTCAATTGATTCACGATTCAGGGTTCACACCGGTTCAACGAACAACACTGTATGAAAAGATTAAATCTTATAAAATCGCGGAAGCCGTTTAG
- a CDS encoding pullulanase produces MSIKTFLFIFLMSAIETISGSGQMSDMSRAEREKFFGSLYSKKELGCIVKKDGTTFRLFAPRASQVWVIIYENYDDEKGQEIKMVRDSTGVWEYYSFGRLYGKLYNYRIDGPKGNGEKFDSLVTVGDPYSKAVVTKNNYHHQAKTIILDTKYNWEGDTFIVPKNHNELIIYEAHLRDLTAHRSSGIDSRGTFLGLTEKGKTGGLSYLKELGVNAVEFLPLQKFGNIEIPYRDSTVLEDGGEFNTWNPYSRNHWGYMTSYFFAPENYYASDGTMTKEEYNGVGGRAVNEMKDMIKALHREGIAVIMDVVYNHVSQYDYNPFKYIDKFYYFHTDSNGNFLKTSGCGNDFYTSRPMARRLIIESVKHWMQEYHIDGFRFDLATMIDWETCKQIAEEAKKINPNVILIAEAWGGGKYDPPGFSDIGWVSWNDRFRNGVKGQNPYNDAGFIFGRFQDKNSKQSVMSFVNGTLREDGGMYLQKEHSVNYLESHDDNTMGDFIRIATGTATETTRVSNLDKHVKLTPVQLALNKLAAMFLLTSQGPTMIHEGQEYARSKVIAPSGSPDPRIGMIDRNSYDKDNETNYLNYHHRDLNRELFDYYQGLIELRKQYPIFSSAPKGAVEFLKNDFEFVIAFKLDSKKAGKFAGKTDFIVILNGSSATETVNIPKGKWSVIANDKKISLKKPLATVLKSVTLPATCGMILMQTGK; encoded by the coding sequence ATGTCTATTAAAACATTTCTTTTCATATTTCTTATGTCAGCAATAGAAACTATATCAGGTTCCGGGCAAATGTCGGATATGAGCCGGGCAGAGAGAGAAAAATTTTTCGGATCACTCTATTCAAAAAAAGAATTAGGATGCATCGTTAAAAAAGACGGAACAACATTCCGGCTCTTCGCGCCACGCGCATCTCAGGTGTGGGTGATAATTTATGAAAATTACGACGACGAAAAAGGTCAGGAAATTAAAATGGTGCGCGATTCAACGGGTGTGTGGGAATATTATTCGTTCGGCAGATTATACGGAAAACTGTACAACTACCGCATCGATGGGCCAAAAGGGAACGGAGAAAAATTTGATTCGCTCGTAACTGTCGGAGATCCATACTCTAAAGCTGTTGTAACTAAGAACAACTATCATCATCAGGCAAAGACAATAATTCTCGATACAAAATATAATTGGGAAGGCGACACTTTTATTGTTCCGAAAAATCATAACGAGTTGATTATTTACGAGGCACATCTGCGCGATCTTACCGCACATCGCTCGTCCGGTATCGATTCGCGCGGAACATTTTTAGGATTGACAGAAAAAGGAAAAACAGGCGGCTTATCTTATCTGAAGGAATTGGGTGTGAATGCGGTAGAGTTTCTGCCTTTACAAAAGTTCGGAAATATCGAGATACCTTATCGCGACAGCACTGTATTAGAAGATGGCGGCGAGTTCAATACATGGAATCCATACTCGCGAAACCACTGGGGGTATATGACGAGTTACTTCTTCGCGCCCGAAAATTATTACGCTTCAGACGGTACCATGACGAAAGAAGAATATAACGGAGTAGGCGGCAGAGCGGTTAATGAGATGAAAGATATGATAAAAGCGCTGCACCGCGAAGGAATTGCGGTTATAATGGATGTTGTTTACAACCACGTTTCGCAGTACGATTACAATCCTTTCAAGTACATAGATAAGTTTTATTACTTCCATACCGACTCGAACGGAAATTTTTTAAAAACATCCGGATGCGGAAATGATTTTTACACGTCGCGACCGATGGCGCGGCGACTCATTATTGAAAGTGTAAAGCACTGGATGCAGGAATACCATATCGACGGTTTTCGTTTCGATCTCGCAACCATGATAGATTGGGAAACCTGTAAGCAAATCGCCGAAGAAGCGAAGAAAATTAATCCGAATGTAATTTTAATCGCCGAGGCGTGGGGCGGCGGTAAATACGATCCGCCGGGATTCAGCGATATCGGCTGGGTATCGTGGAACGATCGTTTCCGCAACGGTGTGAAAGGACAAAATCCGTACAACGATGCCGGATTCATTTTCGGAAGGTTTCAGGATAAAAATTCCAAGCAATCGGTTATGAGTTTTGTTAACGGAACGCTGCGCGAGGACGGCGGAATGTATCTTCAAAAAGAACACAGCGTTAATTACCTCGAGTCGCATGATGATAATACGATGGGTGATTTTATTCGCATTGCAACCGGCACCGCGACCGAAACGACACGTGTTTCAAATCTCGATAAACATGTTAAGTTAACGCCGGTGCAATTAGCGCTCAATAAACTTGCTGCAATGTTCCTGCTAACATCTCAAGGACCGACGATGATTCACGAGGGACAGGAATACGCGCGAAGCAAAGTCATTGCACCATCCGGTTCACCCGATCCGCGAATTGGAATGATTGACCGCAACAGTTACGATAAAGACAACGAAACAAATTATCTGAATTATCACCATCGCGATTTAAACCGTGAGTTGTTCGATTATTATCAGGGATTGATTGAACTACGGAAACAATATCCAATTTTCAGTAGCGCACCTAAAGGAGCGGTTGAATTTTTAAAAAACGATTTTGAGTTTGTGATCGCATTCAAACTCGATTCGAAAAAAGCCGGTAAGTTTGCGGGCAAAACCGATTTCATAGTAATACTAAACGGAAGTTCCGCAACGGAGACAGTAAATATTCCAAAAGGAAAATGGTCGGTAATAGCAAACGATAAAAAGATTTCTCTCAAGAAACCGCTTGCCACAGTATTGAAGAGTGTAACTTTGCCTGCCACATGCGGAATGATACTTATGCAAACTGGAAAATAA